A single Endomicrobiales bacterium DNA region contains:
- a CDS encoding ABC transporter substrate-binding protein yields the protein MNLLLKNSIFFKLTAFAGLLLLSTTVNLCAKNPLRIVSLAPIATENIYLLGFEEQTIGITLYCPQGKSPKEVIGTLLEPNLEKVVSLKPDIVFTSKEGNKKATVEKLRDLGLKVVVLDKVTDFDGICSNLMTVAKALNKEEYAKNIINTAKAELGKLKNSDYKQTVFMEIGSSPLITSGKNTFINDIVNYAGAKNIFSSSNTRYPSINPEEVVLVNPDIIIILLMDSKDNYRKNYWLNFKNLKAAKNNSVYCINPEIIANPTPLSFINAVKEIKKLVDSTNKR from the coding sequence TTGAACTTACTACTCAAAAACAGTATTTTTTTCAAATTAACGGCATTTGCTGGTCTTTTATTGCTTTCGACAACCGTAAATTTGTGCGCAAAAAACCCTTTAAGAATAGTTTCTTTGGCGCCAATTGCGACGGAAAACATTTACTTACTTGGCTTTGAAGAACAGACCATTGGCATAACTTTGTATTGCCCACAAGGAAAATCACCCAAAGAGGTCATTGGCACATTGCTTGAGCCAAACCTTGAAAAAGTTGTTTCACTTAAGCCAGACATTGTATTTACCTCTAAGGAAGGCAATAAAAAGGCAACTGTTGAAAAACTTAGAGATTTAGGGCTAAAAGTTGTGGTATTAGACAAAGTAACCGATTTTGATGGCATTTGCTCAAACCTTATGACCGTTGCAAAAGCGTTAAACAAAGAAGAATATGCCAAAAATATTATAAATACAGCAAAAGCAGAGCTCGGGAAATTAAAAAACAGCGACTACAAGCAAACAGTTTTTATGGAGATTGGGTCATCACCACTTATAACAAGTGGTAAAAATACATTTATTAATGACATTGTAAACTATGCTGGAGCTAAAAACATATTTAGTTCGTCAAATACGCGTTATCCGTCAATAAACCCTGAAGAGGTAGTGCTGGTAAACCCTGATATAATAATTATCTTACTTATGGATTCAAAAGACAATTACAGAAAAAACTACTGGTTAAACTTTAAAAATCTAAAAGCCGCAAAAAACAATTCCGTATATTGCATAAACCCAGAAATAATAGCAAACCCAACCCCGCTTAGTTTTATAAATGCTGTAAAAGAAATAAAAAAATTAGTTGATTCAACTAATAAACGCTGA
- a CDS encoding ABC transporter ATP-binding protein, protein MSNNYPLIQIENVSANYGKTNVLNGVNLSYNSTGFSCLLGQNGSGKTSLFRVITGLLKPSAGKILYKGIDIKEQNNFKLAKVIAVMPQFFELPFGFTVEEFVLMGRTPHWKSMFSPSKNDIDIAYEKIKICGIGNIAKRKVNELSGGEKQKTALAQTLAQEPEIMFLDEPTAHLDIKYQLEILRLLSELSKKISIVAAVHDINIASTYCQTTAVLKNGSLIACGNTQEVIASGAISNAFDVCVRTEKNPFTGKVNIFID, encoded by the coding sequence ATGAGCAATAATTATCCTCTTATACAAATTGAAAATGTTTCTGCAAACTACGGCAAAACCAATGTGTTAAATGGCGTAAATCTATCATATAACTCAACTGGGTTTTCTTGCCTGCTTGGGCAAAACGGCTCCGGGAAAACATCACTTTTTAGGGTTATAACGGGCTTGCTAAAACCATCTGCCGGAAAAATTCTTTATAAGGGTATAGACATAAAAGAGCAAAACAACTTCAAGCTTGCAAAAGTTATAGCCGTAATGCCACAATTTTTTGAACTCCCATTTGGTTTTACAGTTGAAGAATTTGTTTTGATGGGAAGAACACCCCATTGGAAATCTATGTTTTCTCCATCAAAAAATGACATTGATATTGCGTATGAAAAAATAAAAATTTGCGGCATAGGTAATATTGCAAAAAGAAAAGTAAATGAACTCTCAGGCGGAGAAAAACAAAAAACTGCATTAGCTCAAACACTTGCTCAAGAACCGGAAATTATGTTTTTAGATGAACCCACCGCGCACTTAGATATAAAGTATCAGTTGGAAATATTGCGCCTTTTAAGCGAGCTTTCAAAGAAGATTTCAATTGTTGCCGCCGTGCATGATATAAACATAGCAAGCACATATTGCCAAACCACTGCTGTGTTAAAGAATGGCTCATTAATTGCTTGCGGAAACACACAAGAAGTTATTGCCTCCGGTGCGATTAGTAATGCATTTGATGTTTGCGTTCGCACAGAAAAAAACCCATTTACTGGGAAAGTAAATATTTTTATAGATTAA
- a CDS encoding cob(I)yrinic acid a,c-diamide adenosyltransferase, producing the protein MLYVITGNGKGKSTSAMGQILRACGHGHSVCLVQLFKGKEFYGEQKILEKLPNVDIFTFAPKHPACFPNIPKNKLLKQCSEAIEFLKTLINKENKYKLIVLDEFVIGLRDKFIKIDVLLDILLKLASKYDVFITGRGAPRKLIEAADMVSEIKEVKHPFNRGIKAKKGIEF; encoded by the coding sequence ATGCTTTATGTGATAACTGGTAACGGAAAGGGGAAAAGCACTTCTGCCATGGGGCAGATACTGCGTGCCTGCGGCCATGGGCATAGTGTATGCCTTGTTCAGTTATTTAAGGGGAAAGAGTTCTATGGGGAACAAAAAATTTTAGAAAAATTGCCAAATGTTGACATCTTTACATTCGCTCCAAAACATCCTGCCTGTTTTCCTAATATACCAAAGAACAAATTGTTAAAGCAGTGCTCAGAAGCAATTGAATTCTTAAAAACACTTATAAACAAAGAAAATAAATACAAACTTATAGTTTTAGATGAATTTGTCATTGGACTAAGGGATAAATTTATCAAAATTGATGTATTACTTGATATTCTATTAAAATTAGCTTCAAAATACGATGTATTTATTACGGGTAGAGGTGCACCAAGGAAACTAATTGAAGCCGCAGACATGGTTTCTGAAATAAAAGAAGTTAAACATCCTTTTAACCGCGGGATTAAAGCAAAAAAAGGAATTGAATTTTGA
- a CDS encoding PHP domain-containing protein, which produces MTDLYADLHLHTNHSDGSFSPKEVVKRAKTVGLCAIAITDHDTTDGIDEAKEEGLLSNIEVISGVELSAETTDDKKREIHILGYCIEHKSGPLQEYLKKFQDARTKRAYAILEKLRKLNITLDEAELFAMIKPGGSIGRLHFAKALIKNSYSRSINDAFENYLSVGRAAYVPKFALTPSEAVKIINDAGGVAVLAHPSFSLDSNSPLLIELIKDGLKGIEAWHSRHSPSAQKHFKQLAQENGLIATGGSDCHGQMPHHDPLIGKVKIDYTIVTELKKLAAAGKQL; this is translated from the coding sequence ATGACAGATCTTTACGCAGACCTGCACCTTCACACAAATCACTCCGATGGTTCCTTCTCGCCTAAGGAAGTTGTTAAACGGGCAAAAACTGTTGGGCTCTGCGCCATTGCGATAACTGACCATGATACAACCGATGGCATTGATGAGGCCAAAGAAGAAGGTCTGCTAAGTAACATAGAAGTTATTTCAGGGGTAGAGCTATCCGCAGAAACTACTGATGACAAAAAACGGGAAATACACATATTAGGCTATTGTATTGAACATAAAAGCGGCCCGTTGCAGGAGTATTTAAAAAAGTTTCAAGATGCCCGCACTAAAAGAGCTTACGCAATACTTGAAAAACTTAGAAAACTAAATATTACATTAGATGAAGCAGAACTATTCGCAATGATAAAACCAGGTGGCTCTATCGGCCGTTTACACTTCGCAAAAGCACTTATAAAAAATTCATATTCAAGAAGCATAAATGATGCTTTTGAAAATTACCTATCTGTCGGCCGGGCCGCCTATGTTCCAAAGTTTGCATTAACTCCGTCGGAAGCTGTAAAAATAATAAACGATGCTGGCGGTGTTGCGGTACTTGCGCATCCATCTTTTTCATTAGATTCAAATTCACCATTATTAATAGAGCTTATTAAAGACGGGCTCAAAGGCATAGAGGCATGGCACTCAAGGCATTCGCCATCCGCACAAAAGCACTTTAAACAACTTGCGCAAGAAAATGGATTAATTGCCACCGGTGGCTCCGACTGCCACGGGCAAATGCCTCACCATGACCCGCTAATAGGCAAAGTAAAAATTGACTACACAATAGTTACGGAACTTAAAAAATTGGCAGCAGCAGGAAAACAATTATAG
- a CDS encoding cold-shock protein, whose product MATGKVKWFNDAKGFGFISNDDGSGDVFAHFSAIAAEGFKSLAEGDSVTFDVETSDKGPKAANIRKA is encoded by the coding sequence ATGGCAACAGGGAAAGTGAAGTGGTTCAATGACGCAAAGGGTTTTGGTTTTATTTCGAACGACGACGGCAGCGGAGATGTGTTTGCTCACTTCTCAGCAATAGCCGCGGAAGGCTTTAAATCTTTAGCTGAAGGCGACTCAGTTACATTTGATGTCGAAACCTCAGACAAAGGTCCAAAAGCAGCTAATATCAGAAAAGCATAA
- a CDS encoding iron ABC transporter permease translates to MNKPFKPMFFTFLILLGALALSAFVLGSATGSFKELFNALFFPSASDAYSIILWKLRAPRILAAIIVGAGLSSSGCALQSILRNPLAEPYTLGISSGASFGITLATVLGLTSINVFFLPAFSFAGTLLCIFAVYFITLRFSFSSFSLLLSGVMFGLIFSSLSMLLIALSDPNKMSAAILWLFGDLSNVNISMLWISCALILPLTIFLWTRSKELNALSLGEEKAHYLGVNVKRSKQIIFIVCALLTGVCVALCGVIGFVGLIVPNLLRLFLGSDNRVLLPASTILGGAFLLLCDTFARTVARPLELPVGVLTGVVGGAFFLLLLIKTSETEK, encoded by the coding sequence ATGAATAAACCATTTAAACCAATGTTTTTTACATTTCTAATACTGCTTGGCGCGCTCGCGCTTTCCGCCTTTGTTTTGGGCTCAGCAACAGGAAGTTTTAAAGAGCTTTTTAACGCACTGTTTTTTCCATCGGCATCAGATGCTTACAGTATAATCCTTTGGAAACTTAGAGCTCCAAGAATTCTTGCCGCAATTATTGTAGGAGCCGGTCTCTCAAGCAGCGGCTGCGCACTACAAAGCATATTAAGGAACCCTCTTGCCGAACCATACACACTGGGCATTTCATCTGGAGCTTCATTTGGCATTACCCTTGCAACGGTACTTGGACTAACTTCTATAAATGTTTTTTTTCTACCGGCATTTTCATTTGCCGGCACACTTCTATGCATTTTTGCCGTTTATTTTATTACTTTGCGTTTTTCTTTTTCTTCTTTTTCACTGTTGCTTTCTGGTGTAATGTTCGGGCTTATTTTTTCGTCGTTATCTATGCTTCTAATTGCCCTTAGCGACCCAAACAAAATGTCTGCCGCGATATTATGGTTATTTGGAGACCTGTCAAATGTAAATATTTCAATGCTTTGGATATCTTGCGCGCTCATATTGCCGCTTACAATATTTTTGTGGACTCGCTCAAAAGAACTAAACGCGCTATCGCTGGGCGAGGAAAAAGCTCATTACCTTGGAGTTAATGTTAAACGATCAAAACAAATAATATTCATTGTTTGCGCATTGCTTACAGGGGTTTGTGTGGCGCTCTGCGGAGTAATTGGTTTTGTAGGGCTTATTGTGCCAAACCTTTTACGACTTTTTTTGGGGTCTGATAACCGCGTCCTTTTGCCGGCATCCACAATACTTGGCGGGGCATTTTTGCTTTTATGCGACACCTTTGCAAGAACAGTAGCCAGACCTCTTGAATTGCCTGTTGGCGTGCTAACAGGAGTGGTAGGCGGAGCATTCTTTTTGCTTTTACTTATTAAAACAAGTGAGACGGAAAAATGA